Proteins found in one Synechococcus sp. LA31 genomic segment:
- a CDS encoding multicopper oxidase family protein, giving the protein MNRRSFLALTAGGAAAASAGLVGQRWLSHAREVAAAGAARAVRSSQGVLNLDLVAQETRIAIPGTAGRALTYNGLLPGPLLELEAGDAVQIQLHNQLRQPTNLHYHGLHVSPEGNADNVFLSVQPGASQSYSFRIPEDHPAGLFYYHPHHHGTVADQVFGGLGGALIVRGALDRIPEVQAAQEEVLFLKDLPADRESSMGGAMLGREGSVLTVNGQLNPRIEIPAGGLLRLRLVNGSNARFWRLALEGHRLHLIATDGGALERPVAVEDLLLVPGARADVLVQISPSGGRFRLRNRAYNRVGRRMMGMRRMMAPSQGEETIATVQTDGTTTPKPLPQQLLPVQPLNNPVRTRRFVMNHGMAPGMGMVFLINGQAYDHQRIDTRVRLGEIEEWELMNTGVMDHPFHVHVNPMQVISRNGQPEPFPAWRDVVLVRAGETVRVRTQFRDFPGRSVYHCHILDHEELGMMGNLLIEA; this is encoded by the coding sequence ATGAATCGCCGCTCGTTTCTGGCGTTGACGGCCGGTGGCGCCGCCGCCGCTTCTGCAGGGCTGGTGGGTCAGCGTTGGCTGAGTCATGCCCGTGAGGTCGCTGCGGCCGGTGCGGCTAGGGCTGTGCGATCCAGCCAAGGTGTTCTGAACCTGGATCTCGTCGCGCAGGAAACGCGGATCGCGATCCCAGGAACGGCTGGTCGCGCTCTCACCTACAACGGCCTGCTGCCAGGGCCGTTGCTGGAATTAGAGGCTGGTGACGCTGTACAGATCCAACTGCACAATCAACTCAGACAACCCACCAACCTTCACTATCACGGCCTTCATGTCTCGCCAGAGGGGAATGCCGACAACGTATTTCTGAGTGTTCAGCCCGGGGCCAGCCAGAGCTATTCCTTCCGGATTCCCGAGGATCACCCTGCTGGCCTGTTTTACTACCACCCCCATCACCATGGAACGGTGGCCGATCAGGTGTTCGGCGGGCTTGGTGGTGCCCTGATCGTGCGCGGTGCTCTCGACCGCATTCCGGAGGTGCAGGCCGCCCAGGAGGAGGTGCTGTTTCTCAAGGATCTCCCAGCCGATCGGGAGTCATCGATGGGTGGAGCGATGCTTGGCCGCGAGGGTTCGGTGCTCACCGTGAATGGGCAGTTGAACCCCAGGATTGAGATCCCTGCCGGGGGATTACTCCGGCTGCGATTGGTGAATGGCTCCAATGCACGCTTCTGGCGCCTGGCGCTGGAAGGGCATCGTCTTCATCTGATCGCCACCGATGGCGGTGCACTGGAGCGGCCGGTTGCGGTGGAGGATCTGCTGCTGGTACCCGGCGCACGCGCCGATGTGCTGGTGCAGATCTCACCGAGTGGCGGACGATTCCGCTTGCGCAATCGCGCCTACAACCGTGTTGGCCGGCGCATGATGGGAATGAGGCGGATGATGGCTCCCTCCCAGGGTGAGGAGACCATTGCCACGGTTCAGACCGATGGCACCACAACGCCAAAGCCGCTCCCTCAGCAACTGCTTCCCGTCCAGCCGCTCAACAATCCGGTGCGCACGCGCCGCTTTGTGATGAACCATGGCATGGCCCCAGGCATGGGCATGGTGTTTCTGATCAACGGGCAGGCCTACGACCATCAACGCATCGATACCCGGGTGCGCCTGGGTGAGATCGAGGAATGGGAGCTGATGAATACCGGGGTGATGGATCACCCCTTTCACGTGCACGTGAACCCCATGCAGGTGATCAGCCGCAACGGACAGCCGGAGCCATTCCCGGCCTGGCGCGATGTGGTGTTGGTGCGGGCGGGAGAAACGGTGCGGGTGCGGACGCAGTTCCGCGATTTCCCTGGTCGCAGCGTGTACCACTGCCATATCCTCGATCACGAGGAGCTGGGCATGATGGGCAACCTCCTGATTGAGGCCTGA
- a CDS encoding LuxR C-terminal-related transcriptional regulator yields the protein MRASVERGYKWVIGLGVMQPEDLRRHVQTLQSAITSLLDGWTVVVCSHHQRMRDTTALLLPQLQYSASSTAELLALPLPETGQLLVLCDDESPDGGAAELITQLRERHGAQRCRFLLCLDAAISGERLVRLWRLRPDGISCRESCGSGRLLQCVAVLLRNGRYEDPQLSDRIRQLLANTPLQQEAVVLSVKEEQLVRLVAGGRSTREIASQLQVRTDTVRRRLSALYGKTGARNQGGLLVWGLEHGVLKQPDLACGLHQRPGPEQGAAAGGSRHRSRGAHR from the coding sequence TTGCGCGCTTCTGTAGAGCGTGGCTACAAGTGGGTGATTGGCTTGGGGGTGATGCAACCCGAGGACTTACGGCGTCACGTTCAGACCCTGCAAAGCGCGATTACGAGCCTTCTCGATGGCTGGACCGTCGTGGTCTGCAGTCACCACCAGCGCATGCGGGACACCACAGCGCTTCTGCTCCCGCAGCTGCAATACAGCGCGAGCAGCACCGCAGAACTCCTGGCACTGCCGCTACCTGAAACAGGGCAGTTGCTGGTGCTCTGCGATGACGAAAGCCCCGATGGCGGGGCCGCCGAGCTGATCACGCAACTGCGCGAGCGCCACGGAGCCCAGCGTTGCCGCTTCCTGCTCTGCCTGGATGCGGCGATCAGCGGTGAACGGCTGGTGCGCCTGTGGCGTCTGCGCCCCGATGGGATTAGTTGCCGCGAAAGCTGCGGCAGTGGCCGCCTGCTCCAGTGCGTAGCTGTGCTCCTGCGCAACGGCCGCTATGAAGACCCCCAGCTCTCTGATCGCATCCGCCAACTGCTCGCCAACACGCCGCTGCAACAAGAAGCCGTTGTGCTGTCTGTGAAAGAGGAGCAACTGGTGCGCCTGGTGGCGGGCGGCCGCAGCACCCGCGAGATCGCCTCACAACTGCAGGTGCGCACCGACACGGTGCGGCGCCGGCTGAGTGCCTTGTACGGCAAAACCGGAGCCCGCAACCAAGGCGGACTCCTGGTATGGGGCCTCGAGCACGGGGTGCTCAAGCAGCCAGATCTCGCCTGCGGGCTGCATCAACGGCCGGGGCCAGAGCAGGGCGCCGCGGCAGGTGGCAGCAGGCACAGGAGCCGGGGAGCACATCGCTGA
- the rppA gene encoding two-component system response regulator RppA gives MRILLVEDEPDLAESLVAVLEQQGHVVDHCSDGLSAWTLLSGDLARYELALVDWMVPQLSGVELCRRLRAAGFTVPVLLLTARDGTADRVEGLDAGADDYLSKPFAMEELLARVRALQRRHPGYREPQLQVGSYSLDPSRSELTVQAPTGAVRVPLSAKELQLLTYFMEHSGDILSGSRLRNQLWDLHQDPVSNVVAAQVRLLRRKLADHGLPSPITTVPSRGYRFDADATGSASQPS, from the coding sequence TTGCGGATCCTGCTGGTGGAAGACGAGCCGGATCTGGCTGAATCCCTGGTCGCCGTTCTGGAGCAGCAGGGCCATGTGGTGGACCACTGCAGCGATGGCCTCTCCGCCTGGACCTTGCTCAGTGGTGATCTGGCGCGCTACGAGCTGGCGCTTGTGGACTGGATGGTGCCGCAGCTCAGTGGTGTTGAGCTCTGCCGGCGCCTGCGCGCCGCAGGCTTCACCGTGCCGGTGTTGTTGTTGACGGCCCGCGATGGCACCGCCGACCGGGTGGAAGGACTCGATGCGGGTGCGGACGACTACCTGAGCAAGCCGTTCGCCATGGAGGAACTGCTCGCCCGGGTGCGCGCCTTGCAGCGCCGCCATCCGGGCTACCGCGAGCCGCAGCTGCAGGTTGGCAGCTACAGCCTGGATCCCTCCCGCAGCGAGCTGACGGTGCAGGCGCCAACTGGCGCGGTGCGTGTGCCGCTCTCGGCCAAGGAATTGCAGCTGCTCACGTATTTCATGGAGCACTCCGGAGACATCCTCAGCGGGTCTCGCCTGCGCAACCAGCTCTGGGACCTGCATCAGGACCCGGTGAGCAATGTGGTGGCGGCGCAGGTGCGGCTGTTGCGCCGCAAGCTCGCCGATCACGGTCTGCCGTCGCCGATCACCACGGTGCCCTCCCGCGGCTATCGCTTTGATGCAGACGCCACGGGCAGCGCCTCGCAGCCGAGCTGA
- a CDS encoding DUF5615 family PIN-like protein, with protein MLPLLSEAFPDSSHIRILGLGGVDDRSVWEQARAGGYLLLTKDDDFLGMSLSLGWPPKVICLAIGNASNAATAQLILSRLEEIRYFNDHPEAGFLLLKPAS; from the coding sequence TTGCTTCCACTACTCAGCGAAGCGTTTCCAGATTCGAGCCACATCCGCATCCTTGGCCTGGGCGGTGTCGATGACCGTTCGGTGTGGGAGCAAGCAAGAGCCGGGGGCTATCTGCTGCTGACCAAGGATGACGACTTCCTTGGAATGAGCCTGAGCCTCGGCTGGCCTCCGAAGGTGATCTGCCTGGCCATTGGCAATGCCTCGAATGCAGCCACAGCCCAGCTCATCCTTTCAAGGCTGGAGGAGATTCGCTACTTCAACGACCATCCAGAAGCTGGCTTCCTTCTCCTCAAGCCAGCCTCTTGA
- a CDS encoding DUF5615 family PIN-like protein encodes MKLWLDAQLPPSLAGWINQQGLGLEAVAVRELGLRDALDPQIFQAARQANALVMTKDRDFINLLEQYGPPPQVIWLRIGNSSNQALQETLASTLAPALDLLRSGEPWVEIRPR; translated from the coding sequence ATGAAGCTCTGGCTGGATGCCCAGCTACCACCGTCTCTGGCGGGGTGGATCAACCAGCAGGGTTTAGGGCTTGAGGCTGTTGCGGTCCGCGAGTTGGGTTTGCGTGACGCACTCGACCCCCAGATCTTTCAAGCGGCTCGGCAAGCCAATGCGCTGGTGATGACCAAGGACCGTGACTTCATCAACCTGCTCGAGCAGTACGGCCCGCCGCCGCAGGTGATCTGGCTGCGCATCGGCAACAGCAGCAATCAGGCTCTGCAGGAGACGCTGGCCAGCACATTGGCTCCGGCCCTCGACTTGCTGCGTAGCGGAGAACCCTGGGTGGAGATCCGTCCCCGTTGA
- a CDS encoding cell wall metabolism sensor histidine kinase WalK — translation MAGLEHNLIRRARLRLAGLSLLVMGSILYAAGFSMGRLLLQAQEQALQSELVNLAGTLHDSLKPVLPPPSAGPASLATVLPGLCLADRPCPAPTTLIERHALGVTDPERFQLQILNGEGEVVATSPPSREPTPGSLMLTTSVVLHRSHGDQEQDWGSLRLSRSLAGLEAEAQRLWWLGHGVFVLALVVIALASWWLAGLAMAPLIEAYQRQEQFSADVAHELRTPLANLLAVAEAQRAQPGIERVLAQGQRLQQLIADLLLLASLERPGAKTPMQRCDLAEITADVVEDWSEIAVASEQTLSMALEAETTTLRGNERELSRLLINLISNALQHSPCGGTVEVRLETQGRWLALSVRDQGPGISLEDQQRIFERFTRLQPDRSRQNGGSGLGLAIAQAIANRHGGEIRVASEPGHGATFTALLPAIG, via the coding sequence ATGGCAGGGCTTGAGCACAACTTGATCCGGCGTGCACGCCTGCGGCTGGCGGGCCTCTCCCTGCTCGTGATGGGGAGCATCCTCTATGCAGCGGGATTCTCGATGGGCCGGCTGTTGCTGCAGGCCCAGGAACAGGCCCTGCAGAGCGAGCTGGTCAACCTGGCCGGCACCCTGCACGACAGTCTCAAGCCCGTGCTCCCGCCGCCTTCGGCAGGACCTGCCTCACTGGCCACGGTGCTGCCTGGGCTTTGCCTGGCGGATCGCCCCTGCCCTGCGCCCACAACCCTGATCGAGCGCCATGCGCTCGGCGTCACCGATCCGGAACGGTTTCAGCTGCAGATCCTCAACGGTGAGGGAGAGGTTGTGGCCACATCCCCACCATCTCGGGAGCCAACCCCCGGTTCGCTGATGCTCACCACCAGCGTTGTGCTGCACCGCTCTCACGGCGATCAGGAACAGGACTGGGGCAGCTTGCGCCTCAGCCGCAGCCTCGCTGGCCTGGAGGCGGAGGCACAGCGCCTGTGGTGGCTCGGCCACGGCGTGTTTGTGCTGGCGTTGGTGGTGATCGCGCTGGCGAGCTGGTGGCTGGCCGGCCTGGCGATGGCACCGTTGATCGAGGCCTACCAGCGCCAGGAGCAATTCAGCGCGGATGTGGCCCATGAGCTGCGCACGCCCCTGGCCAACTTGCTTGCTGTTGCTGAGGCTCAACGTGCCCAACCTGGAATCGAGCGGGTTCTGGCTCAGGGCCAACGGCTGCAGCAGCTGATCGCCGATCTGTTGCTGTTGGCCAGCCTGGAGCGGCCCGGCGCCAAGACGCCGATGCAGCGCTGCGACCTGGCTGAGATCACAGCGGATGTTGTGGAGGACTGGTCCGAGATCGCGGTGGCATCGGAGCAGACCTTGTCGATGGCGCTGGAAGCAGAGACCACCACGCTGCGCGGAAACGAGCGGGAACTGAGCCGGCTTCTGATCAATCTGATCAGCAATGCGCTGCAGCACTCACCCTGTGGTGGAACGGTGGAAGTGCGCCTGGAAACTCAGGGCCGCTGGTTGGCTTTGAGCGTTCGCGATCAAGGCCCCGGCATCTCGCTGGAGGATCAACAGCGGATCTTTGAGCGCTTCACACGCCTGCAACCGGATCGCTCGCGTCAGAACGGTGGTAGTGGCCTGGGGCTGGCCATCGCTCAGGCGATCGCAAACCGCCATGGGGGAGAGATCCGCGTGGCGTCAGAACCGGGGCACGGAGCCACATTCACGGCACTGCTGCCAGCGATCGGCTGA
- a CDS encoding sigma-70 family RNA polymerase sigma factor encodes MPLFLMPPRHAPVASTVKTWLNTSSAHRPLCERTVMELSRRIQRWQQHPDGPSHAPKPVRRSALRAREQLVRHNLGLVAHTWGRHRCSLPAHDDTTADALQEAALNLVRAAEKFDPAKGYRFSTYATFWVRRGFAEFEQRAKRAIRFPAEKAAVVLKALRLSQQHQASTGDEPALEWLAAQLKFDGKAMSAERLAEFIRQWDATRTGSLDGAEDDSDDKGGCTRLDQASLLQASAQEQESESDPQHAALPQLMSCLDEQEHRLIRNRYLRRPPLSPCQLRRSMGGMQNEQLEQLEATALGKLRQVATEHNLKIQL; translated from the coding sequence TTGCCGCTGTTTCTGATGCCTCCCCGTCATGCCCCCGTTGCCTCCACCGTCAAAACCTGGCTGAACACCAGCAGTGCCCATCGCCCACTGTGCGAGCGCACGGTGATGGAACTCTCCCGCCGGATTCAGCGCTGGCAACAACACCCCGATGGCCCAAGCCATGCCCCCAAGCCCGTGCGCCGCAGCGCCTTGCGGGCGCGGGAGCAACTGGTGCGCCACAACCTCGGCTTGGTGGCCCACACCTGGGGCCGCCATCGCTGCAGCCTGCCTGCCCATGACGACACCACCGCCGATGCGCTGCAGGAAGCAGCGTTGAATCTGGTGCGCGCAGCAGAAAAATTCGATCCGGCCAAGGGCTATCGCTTCTCCACCTACGCCACCTTCTGGGTGCGGCGGGGGTTCGCGGAGTTCGAACAACGCGCCAAGCGCGCGATTCGCTTCCCGGCGGAGAAAGCAGCGGTGGTGCTCAAGGCTCTGCGATTGAGCCAACAACATCAGGCCAGCACGGGCGATGAGCCAGCGCTGGAGTGGTTAGCAGCCCAGCTCAAGTTCGATGGCAAGGCGATGAGCGCTGAGCGCCTGGCGGAGTTCATCCGCCAGTGGGATGCCACCCGCACCGGCTCGCTGGATGGCGCAGAGGATGACAGTGACGACAAGGGTGGATGCACCCGCCTGGATCAGGCGTCTCTGCTGCAAGCAAGCGCACAGGAGCAGGAGTCCGAATCAGACCCACAACACGCGGCCTTGCCGCAGTTGATGAGCTGCCTGGATGAACAGGAGCACCGGCTGATTCGCAACCGCTACCTGCGCCGGCCGCCCCTGAGTCCCTGTCAACTGCGCCGCTCGATGGGCGGGATGCAAAACGAGCAACTGGAGCAGTTGGAAGCAACCGCCCTTGGCAAGTTGCGCCAGGTCGCCACCGAGCACAACCTCAAGATTCAGCTCTGA
- a CDS encoding DUF433 domain-containing protein, with product MSERITYNPQQCGGKPCIRGMRIRVADILELYAAGLSSAQILEDFPDLEAEDLEAALRYAAHEVDHPVLVA from the coding sequence ATGAGCGAGCGGATCACCTACAACCCGCAGCAGTGCGGCGGTAAGCCCTGTATTCGGGGAATGCGGATCCGCGTGGCCGACATTCTCGAGCTCTATGCCGCTGGCCTGAGCAGCGCGCAGATCCTTGAGGATTTCCCGGATCTTGAGGCCGAGGACCTAGAGGCTGCCCTGCGCTACGCGGCCCATGAGGTGGATCACCCCGTCCTCGTGGCATGA
- a CDS encoding DUF411 domain-containing protein, which translates to MSDPVMPALPLALALAGLSVAAAAPGHAAEVVSAYRSASCGCCKGWLDHIRKAGFTVQDHVVNNLPAIKQRYGVPGALGSCHTATINGYVIEGHVPVSAIQKLLKERPKVAGIAVPGMPLGSPGMESALRSETYTVFTFTRTGVIKPFQTVKG; encoded by the coding sequence ATGTCTGATCCCGTGATGCCCGCGCTCCCCCTAGCCCTCGCCCTGGCGGGCCTCTCCGTCGCCGCCGCCGCACCAGGTCACGCCGCTGAGGTGGTGTCGGCCTACCGCTCCGCCAGTTGCGGCTGTTGCAAAGGCTGGCTCGATCACATCCGGAAAGCCGGCTTCACGGTGCAGGACCACGTTGTGAACAACCTGCCGGCGATCAAGCAGCGCTATGGCGTTCCCGGCGCCCTCGGCTCCTGTCATACCGCCACGATCAACGGCTACGTGATCGAGGGGCATGTACCGGTGTCGGCGATCCAGAAGCTGCTCAAGGAGCGCCCCAAGGTGGCTGGCATCGCTGTGCCAGGCATGCCCCTGGGCTCACCCGGCATGGAGTCGGCGCTGCGGAGTGAGACCTACACCGTATTCACCTTCACCAGAACAGGGGTGATCAAGCCGTTCCAGACGGTGAAGGGTTGA
- a CDS encoding DUF433 domain-containing protein: MDLLDRITVDPAIRFGKPCVRGTRLTVGDVLGTLAAGCSETELLEDFPQLSHEDVLACTAFAAERERTLMVSTGVG, translated from the coding sequence ATGGATCTGCTCGATCGCATCACCGTCGACCCCGCCATCCGGTTTGGCAAGCCTTGCGTGCGGGGGACCCGACTCACGGTTGGTGATGTTCTGGGCACCCTGGCTGCCGGGTGCAGCGAAACCGAGCTGCTTGAGGACTTCCCACAGCTCAGCCATGAGGATGTGTTGGCTTGCACAGCCTTTGCCGCTGAACGTGAACGCACCTTGATGGTGTCCACGGGGGTGGGTTGA
- a CDS encoding sigma factor, giving the protein MTSEQRAFACQHLGLAHQQAHRFARRWSMAVDDLIGPAYEGLCKGAIGFDPTLGYRPSSYLVPKVKGELLHYLRDTGFSLRISHRLRELWIKARRLVAQGLSDQQIADQLNVPLERWLDCRRACAQRPIPLHELQRD; this is encoded by the coding sequence ATGACCAGTGAGCAGCGGGCCTTTGCCTGCCAACACCTGGGGCTGGCGCATCAACAGGCGCACCGCTTTGCCCGCCGCTGGTCGATGGCGGTCGACGACCTGATCGGCCCCGCCTACGAGGGTCTTTGTAAGGGCGCTATTGGCTTTGATCCCACGCTGGGGTATCGCCCCTCCAGCTATCTCGTGCCCAAGGTGAAAGGCGAGTTGCTGCACTACCTGCGCGACACGGGCTTCTCGCTGCGCATCAGCCATCGGTTGCGGGAGCTGTGGATCAAAGCCCGCCGATTGGTGGCCCAGGGCCTCAGCGATCAGCAGATCGCCGATCAACTCAACGTCCCCTTGGAGCGCTGGCTGGATTGTCGCCGCGCCTGCGCGCAACGGCCGATTCCGCTGCATGAACTCCAGCGCGATTGA
- a CDS encoding DUF3721 domain-containing protein has product MLHRFSLAAVAIGMALLLGPEAGWSHSRGLYATQAEAEQRAKQLGCKGVHQNNGQWMPCSNESMLHKELREE; this is encoded by the coding sequence GTGCTTCACCGTTTCAGCCTCGCCGCTGTGGCCATTGGCATGGCGTTGCTACTGGGCCCCGAGGCCGGCTGGTCCCACAGCAGAGGTCTGTACGCCACCCAGGCGGAGGCTGAGCAGCGCGCCAAGCAACTGGGCTGCAAGGGCGTGCATCAGAACAACGGTCAGTGGATGCCCTGCAGCAATGAGTCGATGTTGCATAAGGAACTGCGAGAGGAATGA
- a CDS encoding DUF305 domain-containing protein, whose protein sequence is MRLLLALAAFAPLLAPPVLAQSGHEHHDHGQHAMPMPASGASDHGAHGSHGHDVGPAGSTYDLRWIDAMVQHHTGALRMSEFVFNVGSPGVGALANTIWSDQAREIKAMGQWRKAWYPQAPVYPVTLPPGGDPNSLAALRRMSAAQIAAMQMAGTAPSPDTRVTWFLEGMLEHHGGALQMAHDALDKSTTPTIRRLAREIIVAQRREIIELRRMLRHDGLNKPAYYQYDALFSL, encoded by the coding sequence ATGCGCCTTCTGCTTGCACTCGCGGCCTTCGCGCCCCTTCTGGCGCCCCCGGTCCTGGCTCAATCAGGCCATGAGCACCACGATCATGGGCAACACGCGATGCCGATGCCGGCAAGCGGCGCGAGCGACCATGGCGCCCACGGCAGCCATGGCCATGACGTTGGCCCCGCCGGAAGCACCTACGACCTGCGCTGGATCGACGCGATGGTGCAGCACCACACCGGCGCCCTTCGCATGAGTGAATTCGTGTTCAACGTCGGCTCCCCGGGAGTGGGGGCTCTGGCGAACACCATCTGGAGCGATCAAGCCCGCGAGATCAAGGCGATGGGGCAATGGCGCAAAGCTTGGTATCCCCAGGCGCCTGTGTATCCGGTGACGCTGCCGCCGGGCGGCGACCCCAACAGCTTGGCGGCGCTCAGGCGCATGTCTGCCGCGCAGATCGCGGCGATGCAGATGGCGGGAACGGCACCGAGCCCCGACACACGGGTGACTTGGTTCCTCGAGGGAATGCTCGAGCACCACGGCGGGGCGCTGCAGATGGCCCACGACGCCCTGGACAAGAGCACCACCCCCACCATCCGCCGCCTGGCGCGGGAGATCATCGTGGCCCAGCGCCGCGAAATCATTGAGCTGCGGCGCATGCTCCGCCACGACGGGCTCAACAAGCCCGCCTACTACCAGTACGACGCGCTTTTTTCCCTGTGA
- a CDS encoding class I SAM-dependent methyltransferase, producing the protein MDDLSLLIDLHVDGERQGPGSDACTKKALQLTGLNREHPLQIADLGCGTGASAMVLAEELNAKVIAVDFLQPFLDTLISRSRERGISDQIETLCCSIDALPFENKSLDVIWSEGAIYNIGFAEGARTWKRYLKPGGWLVVSEITWLTAERPAELSQHWETEYPEIGLASEKLAVLEQLGYAPEAYFALPEDCWIDHFYMPMQERFAAYLERNNHSAEARAVVADMEVEIALYRKFRSLFSYGVYVARVPAVS; encoded by the coding sequence TTGGATGATCTGAGCCTGTTGATCGATCTCCATGTGGATGGCGAGCGTCAGGGACCGGGAAGCGACGCCTGCACCAAAAAAGCCCTGCAGCTAACGGGACTGAACCGAGAGCATCCCTTGCAGATTGCAGATCTTGGCTGCGGCACCGGCGCATCAGCGATGGTGCTAGCGGAAGAACTCAACGCCAAAGTGATCGCCGTTGATTTCCTGCAACCCTTTCTCGATACGCTTATAAGCCGCTCTCGAGAACGAGGTATTAGTGATCAAATTGAGACCCTCTGTTGCAGCATCGATGCGCTTCCCTTCGAGAACAAATCGCTGGATGTGATCTGGTCGGAGGGAGCGATCTACAACATCGGCTTTGCCGAAGGTGCGCGTACCTGGAAGCGCTATCTCAAGCCCGGCGGATGGCTTGTGGTCTCGGAAATCACCTGGCTCACCGCTGAGCGGCCCGCCGAACTCAGCCAGCACTGGGAGACGGAATACCCCGAGATTGGCCTGGCTTCTGAGAAGTTAGCCGTTCTGGAGCAGCTTGGATATGCGCCGGAGGCCTACTTTGCGCTTCCAGAAGACTGCTGGATCGATCACTTCTACATGCCGATGCAGGAGCGCTTCGCGGCCTACCTCGAGCGCAACAACCACTCAGCCGAAGCACGTGCTGTGGTCGCCGACATGGAGGTAGAAATCGCTCTGTACAGAAAGTTCAGATCCCTCTTCAGTTACGGCGTGTATGTGGCCCGCGTGCCTGCGGTGAGCTGA
- a CDS encoding MerR family transcriptional regulator encodes MGAAVADELLKIGAVAQRSGVPVKTIRFYCDEGLLQPTSRSEGRYRLFDQSVFADLALIRNLRAMDLPLSAIHGVLSARRSGVCTCADLQATIRGKLGEIQSRIEALQSLESDLQAMLAGWQSCGGR; translated from the coding sequence ATGGGTGCAGCGGTGGCCGATGAGCTCCTCAAGATCGGTGCGGTGGCGCAGCGCTCGGGCGTGCCGGTGAAAACGATCCGCTTCTACTGCGATGAGGGCCTGCTGCAGCCCACCTCGCGCTCGGAGGGGCGCTACCGCCTGTTTGATCAGAGCGTGTTCGCCGACCTGGCGCTGATACGCAATCTCAGGGCGATGGATCTTCCCCTCAGCGCCATTCATGGCGTGCTCAGCGCGCGCCGCTCCGGGGTGTGCACGTGCGCGGATCTGCAGGCCACGATCCGCGGCAAGCTCGGTGAGATCCAAAGCCGCATCGAAGCTCTCCAGAGCCTGGAATCGGATCTGCAGGCGATGCTCGCCGGCTGGCAATCCTGCGGGGGCCGCTGA
- a CDS encoding MauE/DoxX family redox-associated membrane protein — MEQTPTSGSAALRDVRLYRMDTADHACPWGLRAVALLQSQGIAFEDHRLRSPEEVEAFKRAHGVSTTPQVFSGQQRIGGYSDLAARLGVRAERADVSYTPVIVVFATAALMALALGVGVRSFMGLAITLLAMLKLMDVPAFAASFLKYDLLSQRWRVWSRLYPGLELLVGLGMLTPPSISALDGLVGAVAVLLGGMGMLSVGKAVFIDHLALNCACVGGNTRTPLGVVSFAENLIMTLMGAAMALDAVAHRLPWSGLP, encoded by the coding sequence ATGGAGCAGACCCCGACCAGCGGCAGCGCAGCTCTGCGCGATGTGCGTCTCTACCGAATGGACACGGCTGATCACGCCTGCCCGTGGGGGCTGCGGGCGGTGGCGCTGCTGCAGAGCCAGGGCATTGCGTTTGAGGACCACCGCCTGCGCAGCCCTGAGGAGGTGGAAGCGTTCAAACGCGCCCACGGGGTGAGCACCACCCCGCAGGTGTTCAGCGGCCAGCAACGCATCGGTGGCTACAGCGATCTGGCGGCACGGCTGGGGGTTCGGGCCGAGCGAGCAGACGTGAGCTACACACCGGTGATCGTCGTGTTTGCCACCGCGGCCTTGATGGCCCTTGCCCTTGGCGTGGGTGTGCGCAGTTTCATGGGCCTGGCCATCACTCTGCTGGCCATGCTCAAGCTGATGGATGTGCCGGCCTTTGCCGCCAGCTTCCTCAAGTACGACCTGCTCAGCCAACGCTGGCGAGTCTGGAGCCGCCTCTATCCAGGCCTTGAACTGCTGGTGGGGCTGGGCATGCTCACGCCGCCGTCCATCTCCGCTCTCGATGGGCTGGTGGGAGCGGTGGCGGTGTTGTTGGGCGGAATGGGCATGCTGTCGGTGGGCAAGGCGGTGTTCATCGATCACCTCGCCCTCAACTGCGCCTGCGTGGGTGGCAACACGCGCACACCGCTTGGCGTGGTGAGTTTTGCCGAGAATCTGATCATGACCTTGATGGGCGCGGCGATGGCACTGGATGCCGTTGCTCATCGCTTGCCGTGGAGTGGATTGCCATGA